A window of Clostridioides sp. ES-S-0010-02 genomic DNA:
CTTTATTAAACAATATGGATAAAGCTGTTGTGTCCATTGATGTAGATGGTAAGATTGATAAATATAATTCAAAGTTTAAAGAACTTTTCAATCTAAAGGACAATATAACTGGGAAAGATATATTCACTGAGTTAGATTTTATAAAGAAACCTTCTATAAATAACTTTAAGAAGGACAAATCATGTAGCTTTTTTTATAGGAGATACGGATATGATTCAAAAGGGATATATAACATCAATAAAATAGTATTAAAAAATGAACTAAAAGGATATGTTATTGACTTTATAGATAAAAGAGATGCTATAAAAAACTACAATAAGATGAATAAAGATTATAAGATAAAACTGGAAAATATAATTGGAGAGAGTATGGCTATAAGAAATTCAAAAAAAGAAGCCTTAATGGCTTCTAAATCTACTTCAACAGTACTTATTACTGGTGAAAGTGGAACAGGTAAAGAGCTATTTGCAAGAGCTATACACAACCATAGTAATAGGGTAGATAATCCTTTTATAGCTGTAAACTGTGCAGCGATACCAGATAATTTATTAGAGAGTGAATTATTTGGATATGAAGAAGGTGCTTTTACAGGGGCTAAAAAAGGTGGAAAACTTGGTATGTTTGAAATAGCCCATAAAGGAAGCATATTTTTAGATGAAATAGGAGATATGAGCTTGCATTTACAGTCAAAGTTGTTGAGGGTATTACAAGAAAAAGAGCTCAACAAGATTGGTAGTAAATCTAATGTTCTTATAGATGTAAGAATTATTGCTGCGACAAATAAAGATTTAGAAAAAATGGTTCAGAATGAAACTTTTAGAGAAGATTTATATTATAGATTAAATGTCATACCAATAAAGCTCCCAAGTTTAAGAGAAAGAAAAGATGATATACCACTTATAATAAAGCATATGATTAGAGAATACTCAAAAAAACTAGATAAAAATGTTATCGATATAGATACTAGGGTTGTCGATGCTATGATTGAATATAGGTGGCCAGGGAATATAAGAGAATTGCAGAATATTATTGAATACAGTGTGAATATGTCTTCATCTCCAATAATTACGATGAATGTAATTCCTCAGAAGATTAAAAATACATCAATAGAAGAATTAGAAGTTAGAAGTGATAAGATAATTCCATTAGAAGAACTTGAGAAAATTGAGATAATAAAAGCTTTAAATAAATACAAAGATTATAAAAGAGATAAAGAATTAACAGCCAAGGCACTTGGAATATCAAGAGCCACATTATATAGAAAAATTGAAAAATACAATATAATTTCTTAGTGATATAAAGTAATATAAGAATACAATAAAAAGTGATATAAAATTTAAATGTAAACAAATAACAATAGTCTATAAAGAGTAGTGGATGCTTAAATCCTGAGAATCTAAAAAATAGTAACTATTAAAATAATAATCGTCTCAAAATGATATAGAATCTCATTTTGAGATTTTTTTTTGTCTTTTTGCGAAATTGTCGTCTATTTAGCGAGTAAAAAAAAAATAAAATCTATATCTGAGTAAAAAAAAATATAATTAAAAGCAGTTATTTCAATGGATATACAATATCAAAGTGAAAAAATTGAAAAAAACAAAAAATGTGGCATGTATTTTGCTACAAATATAGATAAGAAATTATTTAAGTACTAAAATTAAACTTAATTGGGAGGTTTATATATAATGAGAGATATAAGAAAAGAATTAGTGGAAATGTTAAAAGCAGAGGTTAAACCAGCAGTAGGATGTACTGAGCCAGTAGCTTTAGCTCTAGCATGTGCAAAGGCAAAAGAATTACTAGGAGAAGAAATAGTAGAAAATCATATGTTAGTTAGCCCTAGTATCTATAAAAATGGTATGTGTGTAGGTATACCAGGAACTGAAAGATTAGGATTAAAAATAGCAGCAGCTCTAGGGATAATAGGAGGACATTCTGAAAACGGATTAAGTGTATTAGAAACTTTAACAAAGGAAGAAGTTAAAATAGCAGAAGATTATATGGACAATACTCCTTTATCAATAACACCTGCTGATACAAGAGAGAAAGTTTTTATAGAAGTTGCATTAAAAGGAGCAAATCATAATGCTAAAGTTAGAATAAGAACTAAACATGATAACTTTACATTTTTAGAAAAAGATGGAGAAGTATTATTGGATAATGAACCAAAAGTATCAGTTTCAAATGCTTCAGCAGAAAAAGTTGAGAGCTTAATGGATACTGTAACTATACAAGAATTAATAAAGAATGTAGAAGGCATTGATTTCAAAGATATAGAGTTTTTACTAGATGGAGTAAAAATGAATGAAGAAATGGCTGAATATGGATTGAAACAAAAGACTGGAATTGGTGTTGGATACGGAATCAAAAAGTCTATGGAAGAAGGTCTTTTAGGTAATGATGTTATAAACTATGCAATGATGTTAACTGCTGGAGCTTCAGATGCAAGAATGGCAGGAGTAAAAATGCCTGTTATGAGTTCAAATGGTAGTGGAAATCACGGATTAACAGCAATTCTTCCAATTGTTGCTTACAACAAAAAATTCCCACAATCTGATGAAAGACTAGCAAAAGCTTTAGCTATATCTCATTTAGTAACTGGTTATATTAAGAATTATACAGGTAGATTATCTGCTGTATGTGGCTGTGGAGTTGCAGCATCTACTGGAGCAACTGCTGGTATATCTTGGCTTATGGATGGAAGCGAAAAACAAATAGAAGGTGCAATAGAAAATATGATAGCTGACTTAAGTGGAATGATATGCGACGGAGCAAAAGCTGGTTGTGCATTAAAATTATCATCTGCTGCATCTGCTGCAATACAAAGTGCTATAATAGCTAAGCAAGACTGTTTTGTACCACCATTAAATGGTATAGTTGGTTCAAGTGTTGAGCAAAGTATACAAAACTTAGGAAGAGTAAGTGATAAAGGTATGTCTATAACAGATGAGATAATATTAAATGTAATGAATGACATGAATAAAGTTGATTAATATATTACAATATTTCTTATATTGCAATATATAGTAAAGCTGATATAAATAAATTTAATTAGTACCCTCTAATAAATTATGATTATGTATAAATGGGAAAAACTTGCTAGTGCAAGTTTTTTCTTTTTTGTCTAAAATATATAGTATATGATTTAGTAGAGATATATGATTTACTTAAAATAGATAATATCTTGTTAATAATTGTTGAATATACTTAAAAACTCAATAATATTGGCTAATATTGAATAAGAGTATTGAAAAAGTGAGCAATCTCTTATAAAATTAAGAAGGATTATTACAATTGGAGGTCTTTTTATGGATATAGAAACAAAAAAATGGGAAGTATTGTATTCAGAAGAAAAAATTAATGATAAATTAAAAGAATTAGGAGCAATTATAGAGAAGGACTACAAAGATAAAAATCTTATGATTGTGTCTCTATTAAAAGGAAGTTTTATATTTTGTGCAGATTTAGTTAGAAATATAAACTTACCTCTTAGAGTCAACTTTATGACTACTTCTAGTTATGGAAACAGTGAAGAAAGCACTGGAACAGTTAAGGTTGTTTCAGATGTAACTACTGATATAAAAGGATATGATGTATTGGTTGTAGACGATATTACTGACTCTGCCTTAACTATGGATTTTGTTTTAAAGCATCTAAAAGCTAAAAATCCTGCTAGTTTAAAATGTTGTGTACTTTTAGACAAGCCAAGCAGAAGAAAGGTTGATTTAGTACCAGATTATTGTGGGTTTGAGATAGAAGACAAATTCGTAGTAGGATATGGATTTGATTTTGGGGATTACTATAGGAATGTTCCTTATATATTTAATGTAACTGATGAAGATAGATAAGCAATTATTTAATTTTATAGGTATCTCGATATGATTTTGATAAATTATATTGAGGTACCTTTTTATTTTTAGGTCTGATTTGGAATTATATTCTATTTATATCAAGCTATAAGTCCAACATAGTAAAATTGTTTTGATAGTTTTATCCAAGTTTTAATTCTGTGTTTGGAAATATAAAAAAATTTTGAAAATTTGATAGGAAATACGATTTTTAATTGTATTAGTAGTTGTAGAAGCTTTTACAAAGGAGGAGTTAACTTGGAGGATAAATTGATAATTAAAAATATAATAAAGAAAAAAGAAAAGGGTATGGAAATGCTTATAGATGAGTATGGGAATTTTATAGCATCTATAGTTAGAAGGACTCTTATGAATGCTAAAATTTATGAGGAAGAATGTATTGATGATGTGCTTTTGGCAATTTGGAATAACATAGAAAAATTTGATAATGAAAAAAACTCTTTTAAAAACTGGATAGGTTCTATTTCTAAATACAGAGCGATTAATTATAGGAAAAAGTATATAAGTAGTAACACTTATTTAAATATAGAACATGAAGAAATACCATATATAGATAAAGAGTTGAGTATGAGAGAAATTGAAGAGGAAATAAATGACCTTATAGGCACATTAAATGATAAAGATGCAGAAATTTTTAGAAGATATTATTTAGAAGATGTATCACTAAAGGATATAGCTATACAAAATGAAACCACCGTTGAAAACTTACATAATAGATTATCAAGAGGAAGAAAGAAGTTGAGGCTGCATTTAAATAAAAAGAAAGTTTAGAGATAAGATAATTAAGAATTTAAATATAGAAAATATAGAATAAAAGGAGAATTTTTATGAAAGATAAATTTGATTTATTTAATGAAACAAATATAGATATAGAAAAATACGATGATGTTGTATTAAGTAATAAAGAAAAAGATGAAATGAAGAAGAGAATGAAATCTAAGGTTCAATATAGTAAAAAGAATAATTTTAAGAGATATGCTTTAGTAGGAGGATTATCAGTGGTTATTTTAGGTTCAACTGCATTTACTAATGAAACTACCTTAGCATATATGCAACATCTTGGAAAGCAGATAGAATATTTCTTTAATAAGGATACTGAAGAACTTAAACCTTATAAAAATATTGTAGATGATGTTGCTACAGATAAAGGAATAGATATAAAGTTAAATGAGATTATGCTTGGCGATGGAGAATTATTTTTAAATATAAGTGTTGATGATAGTAAACTTGATAAAGATGCTTTGGGATTAAAGAAACAAGAAGGATTTTTAGGAATTGATGATATCAAAATAAAGGTTGGAGATATGAATTTTGTTTCAATAACAGGTCCTTCCACATCAGAAAAAAATAAAGATGGTACTACTAATATGGTTATGACTTGTAAGCTTGATAATCTGGATAAAGATGGAGATGGAAAAGGCGATATTGAAAATTTTGATTTACTAAAAAATGTGGATTTAAATAAAGACTATGATATAAATATAAGTATAAATAAAGTTGAGTATGAATTAAATAAAGATATAAAAACATCAAAAGAGATAGAGATAGGAAATATGGGAGGAGTAGAGGGTGAACACCTAAATGGCTATCTTAGCGGGAATTGGACATTTAATACAAGTATAAATGGTTCAAATATAGTCAAAGATACAAGAGTTTATAATGTAGATAAAAATGTAAAATTAAAAAATAAAAATATTGATGTGGATTTAGTCTTAAAAGAAGTAAGAGTCTCTCCTACGAAAATCAGAGTGATTTATGGATTTAAAACTAACAAATATAATTTCAATAAAGGTGATGATACACCAAAGATACTTGAGTTTGCACTTAAAGATGGAAGAGGAAAAGATTTAGAATTACTTAGTGGAGCAGGAGGTTATG
This region includes:
- the hpt gene encoding hypoxanthine phosphoribosyltransferase, with product MDIETKKWEVLYSEEKINDKLKELGAIIEKDYKDKNLMIVSLLKGSFIFCADLVRNINLPLRVNFMTTSSYGNSEESTGTVKVVSDVTTDIKGYDVLVVDDITDSALTMDFVLKHLKAKNPASLKCCVLLDKPSRRKVDLVPDYCGFEIEDKFVVGYGFDFGDYYRNVPYIFNVTDEDR
- a CDS encoding DUF4179 domain-containing protein; the protein is MKDKFDLFNETNIDIEKYDDVVLSNKEKDEMKKRMKSKVQYSKKNNFKRYALVGGLSVVILGSTAFTNETTLAYMQHLGKQIEYFFNKDTEELKPYKNIVDDVATDKGIDIKLNEIMLGDGELFLNISVDDSKLDKDALGLKKQEGFLGIDDIKIKVGDMNFVSITGPSTSEKNKDGTTNMVMTCKLDNLDKDGDGKGDIENFDLLKNVDLNKDYDINISINKVEYELNKDIKTSKEIEIGNMGGVEGEHLNGYLSGNWTFNTSINGSNIVKDTRVYNVDKNVKLKNKNIDVDLVLKEVRVSPTKIRVIYGFKTNKYNFNKGDDTPKILEFALKDGRGKDLELLSGAGGYDLSYSKGNYIESSLEYEIKKDVKNLKITPTIEDWSKEINNIIEFKNQSIDVDISK
- a CDS encoding sigma 54-interacting transcriptional regulator, translated to MITMIDLEYIKSDIQNIAEAIVSVLNIDVTIVNRDLFRIAGTGIYVDKIGEKVDKYTAFKKSLTEQITILIDDPKSSDICRECYKNNVCVEFAEVCCPIICDGESHGVIGLIAFTKEQAQIIENNKSGLINFLCKMADLISNKLKAQIKTYELELEKKKLETLLNNMDKAVVSIDVDGKIDKYNSKFKELFNLKDNITGKDIFTELDFIKKPSINNFKKDKSCSFFYRRYGYDSKGIYNINKIVLKNELKGYVIDFIDKRDAIKNYNKMNKDYKIKLENIIGESMAIRNSKKEALMASKSTSTVLITGESGTGKELFARAIHNHSNRVDNPFIAVNCAAIPDNLLESELFGYEEGAFTGAKKGGKLGMFEIAHKGSIFLDEIGDMSLHLQSKLLRVLQEKELNKIGSKSNVLIDVRIIAATNKDLEKMVQNETFREDLYYRLNVIPIKLPSLRERKDDIPLIIKHMIREYSKKLDKNVIDIDTRVVDAMIEYRWPGNIRELQNIIEYSVNMSSSPIITMNVIPQKIKNTSIEELEVRSDKIIPLEELEKIEIIKALNKYKDYKRDKELTAKALGISRATLYRKIEKYNIIS
- a CDS encoding serine dehydratase subunit alpha family protein, producing MRDIRKELVEMLKAEVKPAVGCTEPVALALACAKAKELLGEEIVENHMLVSPSIYKNGMCVGIPGTERLGLKIAAALGIIGGHSENGLSVLETLTKEEVKIAEDYMDNTPLSITPADTREKVFIEVALKGANHNAKVRIRTKHDNFTFLEKDGEVLLDNEPKVSVSNASAEKVESLMDTVTIQELIKNVEGIDFKDIEFLLDGVKMNEEMAEYGLKQKTGIGVGYGIKKSMEEGLLGNDVINYAMMLTAGASDARMAGVKMPVMSSNGSGNHGLTAILPIVAYNKKFPQSDERLAKALAISHLVTGYIKNYTGRLSAVCGCGVAASTGATAGISWLMDGSEKQIEGAIENMIADLSGMICDGAKAGCALKLSSAASAAIQSAIIAKQDCFVPPLNGIVGSSVEQSIQNLGRVSDKGMSITDEIILNVMNDMNKVD
- a CDS encoding sigma-70 family RNA polymerase sigma factor, producing MEDKLIIKNIIKKKEKGMEMLIDEYGNFIASIVRRTLMNAKIYEEECIDDVLLAIWNNIEKFDNEKNSFKNWIGSISKYRAINYRKKYISSNTYLNIEHEEIPYIDKELSMREIEEEINDLIGTLNDKDAEIFRRYYLEDVSLKDIAIQNETTVENLHNRLSRGRKKLRLHLNKKKV